In Leptospira ellinghausenii, the following proteins share a genomic window:
- a CDS encoding efflux RND transporter periplasmic adaptor subunit — MVRIDVLDRKYMKAKILQILKSKLKYFILYFFISTTLSILFTWFSNENIRTRFPWLTTILYHKDWFQADQNVYAIGNPKETPLFQKPHVIQKRITLEFPATVEATKEIQLQTKHIGRIKFLHVADGQTVKKGELLLQLDDELLRLEGEKLSISLEVAKAHQIIALEKWKNAENLIEVKIREIDKKTELVDVARAEWETAKITKEKKETMWKEGFVSLSELDRWKLDVDTKQANYKNLIRDRESLVTTLRLDFPEDTVSVSERVKIWKRQNSLIEKTEYDLSVTNTKILENQIKTNQQMISEFKLYAPKSGSIFKVHLKEGELTNHLPAITLIENGDLSVSYQIGESDLRLMKLGKEITFQPSLEGSPFAIGKIDKISSYLDARSHGIGVRAKLQKNQLSLLPGMFGIVQVETEGMKDSLLVPSNSVFGDSSSGYYLMVKSGERIEKRYVECKPHNQSEMEILVGINEEDFFQINVK; from the coding sequence ATGGTCAGGATTGATGTTTTGGATCGTAAGTATATGAAAGCGAAAATCCTCCAGATACTTAAATCAAAATTGAAATACTTTATACTTTACTTCTTTATATCCACAACTCTTTCCATTCTATTTACCTGGTTTTCAAATGAAAACATACGAACTAGATTCCCTTGGTTGACAACAATCTTGTATCACAAGGATTGGTTCCAAGCTGATCAAAATGTATATGCAATCGGGAATCCAAAGGAAACTCCATTGTTTCAAAAACCACATGTGATCCAAAAGCGAATTACATTGGAATTCCCTGCAACAGTGGAAGCAACAAAGGAAATACAATTGCAGACCAAACATATTGGTAGGATTAAGTTCCTTCATGTTGCCGATGGCCAAACCGTTAAAAAAGGAGAATTGTTATTACAGTTAGATGATGAATTACTCCGTTTAGAAGGAGAAAAATTATCGATTTCTTTAGAAGTCGCAAAAGCACATCAGATCATCGCATTGGAAAAATGGAAAAATGCGGAAAATTTAATCGAAGTTAAGATCCGAGAAATTGATAAAAAAACGGAATTAGTAGATGTTGCGAGAGCCGAATGGGAAACGGCAAAAATCACAAAAGAAAAAAAAGAAACAATGTGGAAGGAAGGTTTTGTTTCTTTATCGGAGCTTGATCGTTGGAAATTGGATGTAGATACAAAACAAGCTAATTATAAAAATCTAATCCGTGACAGAGAAAGTTTAGTCACAACACTTCGTTTGGATTTTCCAGAAGATACAGTTTCTGTGAGTGAAAGGGTTAAAATTTGGAAACGTCAAAATTCGCTGATTGAGAAAACTGAATATGATTTAAGTGTTACCAATACAAAAATTCTCGAAAATCAGATCAAAACAAATCAACAAATGATTTCAGAATTTAAATTATATGCACCTAAATCCGGATCTATTTTTAAAGTTCACTTAAAGGAAGGGGAACTCACCAATCATCTCCCAGCGATTACACTCATTGAAAATGGAGATCTTTCTGTATCGTATCAAATTGGTGAATCAGACCTACGGCTGATGAAACTCGGTAAGGAGATCACGTTTCAACCGAGTTTAGAGGGCTCTCCATTTGCCATTGGTAAAATCGATAAGATAAGCAGTTATTTGGATGCTCGTTCCCATGGAATTGGAGTTAGAGCAAAGTTGCAGAAAAATCAACTCTCTCTCTTGCCTGGTATGTTTGGTATTGTTCAAGTAGAAACAGAAGGAATGAAGGATAGTCTTCTTGTTCCATCAAACTCAGTGTTTGGTGATTCTTCATCTGGTTATTACCTGATGGTCAAATCTGGTGAAAGAATTGAAAAAAGATATGTTGAATGTAAACCTCATAACCAATCAGAAATGGAAATCCTCGTGGGGATAAACGAAGAAGATTTTTTTCAAATCAATGTAAAATGA
- a CDS encoding Ig-like domain-containing protein: MKCVKWSWYLLPLFVFHHCHAKMGSSKDWLATFVNDDTPTVVSFSPSSGEQSVSPKTNIFILWNQPMEIQSCVTAFSLDPNTKGNFETTDISLKFIPNQELLPGGYVIRLTKQCENKKGKDLDRVYSIPFGVQVKDSLIPPTIDSILISVGTYDECLSGGTFADRILEEVNTACSGHTQIPPITIVFSKPMNQTDVSLGFRMEPNSSYHLEWTNPSQVKVKLDTPLQSQTRYQINLASGVSALDGTKIEKPIRMDFYTNEGAKAPEVVGFGLASQLCGIGIQELGSTIGSRWDSNLCFWSKGLSFLSPHQYQFRGGDDETGGIASSSACADVNTDNFKLFFDEYMDPISVISSSRLTKISPPSSNIRLSTWEWSHCQSVYPYGCKEITYSFAESEASCNGALFGNNTTGGDFNLASSSNAPNFYPYYEFRLDADIRSANGKKMSAPFVIQMEAK, encoded by the coding sequence ATGAAATGCGTTAAATGGAGTTGGTATCTTTTACCATTGTTTGTTTTCCATCATTGCCATGCAAAGATGGGTTCCTCTAAAGATTGGTTGGCTACGTTTGTAAATGATGATACTCCAACGGTGGTATCCTTTAGTCCTAGTTCCGGAGAACAATCGGTATCCCCTAAAACAAATATCTTTATCCTCTGGAACCAACCGATGGAAATACAATCCTGTGTGACTGCTTTTTCTCTTGATCCAAACACAAAAGGGAATTTCGAAACAACTGATATTTCCTTAAAATTCATACCGAACCAAGAATTATTGCCTGGTGGGTATGTGATCCGCCTCACCAAACAATGTGAAAACAAAAAAGGAAAAGATTTGGATCGTGTTTATTCAATACCATTCGGTGTCCAAGTGAAAGACTCACTGATTCCACCTACTATTGATTCAATATTGATTTCAGTTGGAACGTATGATGAATGTTTGTCAGGTGGGACATTCGCGGATCGTATTTTAGAAGAAGTGAATACTGCCTGTTCGGGTCATACGCAAATCCCCCCCATAACCATTGTATTTTCAAAACCCATGAACCAAACAGATGTATCCCTAGGATTCCGAATGGAACCAAATTCATCCTACCACTTAGAATGGACAAACCCCTCCCAAGTTAAGGTGAAATTGGATACACCTTTACAAAGCCAAACGAGATACCAAATCAATTTGGCTTCTGGTGTTTCTGCATTGGATGGAACAAAAATAGAAAAACCAATCCGAATGGATTTTTACACTAATGAAGGGGCAAAGGCTCCTGAAGTCGTAGGCTTTGGACTTGCTTCGCAATTGTGCGGAATTGGAATCCAAGAATTAGGAAGTACAATTGGGAGTCGTTGGGATTCTAACCTATGTTTTTGGAGTAAAGGATTGTCATTTCTTTCTCCACACCAATACCAATTTAGAGGTGGAGATGACGAAACAGGTGGTATAGCGAGTTCTTCTGCTTGTGCGGATGTGAATACCGACAATTTCAAACTATTTTTTGATGAATATATGGATCCTATTTCGGTTATCTCTTCCAGTCGGTTGACAAAAATTTCTCCGCCATCAAGTAATATTCGTTTGTCGACATGGGAATGGAGCCATTGCCAATCTGTGTATCCATATGGATGTAAGGAAATCACATATTCCTTTGCAGAAAGTGAAGCTAGTTGCAATGGAGCTTTGTTTGGAAATAATACAACTGGTGGGGACTTTAATTTGGCAAGTTCATCGAACGCTCCCAATTTTTATCCTTATTATGAATTTCGATTAGATGCAGACATTCGATCTGCAAATGGAAAAAAAATGAGTGCTCCTTTTGTCATTCAAATGGAGGCAAAATGA
- a CDS encoding channel protein TolC, translating into MIIYLSLGIGSLHAEGFFLWEDCIWVGLERNAQFRLEKTKSELFPILLSEKWKQYLPKLGVHYFGIFSRNREQLDQEYRDVRIQIQQLLYDGGEIEREKQKIEIKQLIQLEDKKILREKIFQNISLAYLNANKRILIQSMYDHRLERYQLENRKRNLEIQTNLLQAVEAKSLKQWEVDFYAKRIHSQALRETSYLELKSSMYLDQNESLELEPGITERIEIFPPTSSPIEVDANHPMRKKNRYQLELAHLEEESLKNDWKPKLVLGGYLGRNGNQGFPLQNEIYGVSIGFQANLGGSSFVSNTQNGMQSEGNGIQRIPGYGPQAVGPGENAFQSGSFNLFDEVNRDKKRYDARYNLLQSHTEREQTELYLRNVSKSTEVKLVEEYQKYTLYLHFLRSAFLTLKQKAEEKKLNQITEIEYLKTEEEVFVAFEQTVDHYFTYIATALELVILLGEDPFSNRYYHLHHHKYKSEFNQLLSDWREQIPIQNLEKREPTKGKLTPFYLEDPYEMR; encoded by the coding sequence ATGATCATATATCTTTCTTTGGGAATTGGATCCTTACATGCCGAGGGATTCTTTTTATGGGAAGATTGTATTTGGGTGGGTCTCGAACGGAATGCCCAATTCAGATTAGAAAAAACAAAATCAGAACTATTCCCAATTTTACTCAGCGAAAAATGGAAACAATACCTACCGAAATTAGGAGTTCATTATTTTGGAATTTTCTCAAGGAACAGAGAACAACTAGACCAAGAGTATCGTGATGTAAGGATCCAAATCCAACAATTATTGTATGATGGTGGTGAAATTGAACGAGAAAAACAAAAAATTGAGATCAAACAACTCATCCAATTGGAGGATAAAAAAATCTTACGTGAAAAGATTTTCCAAAACATCTCCCTGGCATATCTCAATGCAAATAAACGAATTCTCATCCAATCGATGTATGACCACAGATTAGAACGTTACCAATTAGAAAATAGGAAACGAAATCTAGAAATCCAAACCAACTTATTACAAGCTGTAGAGGCAAAATCCTTAAAACAATGGGAGGTGGATTTTTATGCCAAACGAATTCATTCCCAAGCTTTGAGAGAAACTTCTTATTTAGAACTAAAATCATCAATGTATCTTGACCAAAATGAAAGCTTGGAATTGGAACCTGGAATAACAGAAAGGATTGAAATTTTCCCACCAACTTCTTCGCCAATTGAAGTAGATGCGAACCATCCTATGAGAAAAAAAAATCGGTACCAATTGGAACTTGCCCATTTGGAAGAGGAATCTCTTAAAAACGACTGGAAACCCAAGCTTGTGTTAGGTGGTTATTTGGGCAGGAATGGAAACCAAGGATTCCCACTCCAGAACGAAATTTATGGAGTGAGCATAGGATTCCAAGCTAATCTGGGAGGTTCCAGTTTTGTTTCCAATACCCAGAATGGAATGCAGTCCGAAGGGAATGGAATCCAACGAATTCCAGGGTATGGTCCCCAAGCGGTAGGACCAGGGGAAAATGCATTTCAAAGTGGTTCATTCAATTTATTCGATGAAGTCAATCGTGATAAAAAACGATATGATGCCAGATACAATTTACTTCAGTCTCACACAGAACGAGAACAAACCGAACTTTATTTAAGGAATGTTTCCAAATCCACTGAAGTTAAGTTAGTGGAAGAATACCAAAAATATACATTGTATTTACATTTTTTGAGATCTGCATTTTTAACATTAAAACAAAAAGCGGAAGAGAAAAAATTAAATCAGATTACAGAAATTGAATATTTAAAAACCGAAGAGGAAGTTTTTGTCGCATTTGAACAGACTGTTGATCATTATTTTACTTACATCGCAACAGCTTTAGAATTAGTTATTTTACTTGGAGAAGATCCTTTCTCTAATCGTTATTACCATTTGCATCACCATAAATATAAAAGTGAATTCAATCAACTTTTGTCTGATTGGAGGGAACAAATACCAATTCAAAATTTAGAAAAAAGGGAACCAACCAAAGGCAAACTTACCCCATTTTATTTAGAGGATCCGTATGAAATGCGTTAA
- a CDS encoding FecR family protein: MIRLIPLFLFLITTTTVFAEEVGVVSFIQGNNYLSGPRFKKAKEPVKLGSVLKKGDTITTEDGTCEIQLATQATIRLAKFSALRIDDLLNPKTKSTTLNLVGGKLFVKAHKPPGGGPSDSQLSVVNPSFVAGVRGTEFLVATPNQGGEDEDLKEVETGVYVNEGTVAVSPDKKGKQTLVGQNEEVVVSGKELKKQILDEFVKEKMRIFEQFKAIKEENYQRIKEQYEKNDQIMNDYKGQG; the protein is encoded by the coding sequence ATGATCCGTTTGATTCCCTTATTTTTGTTTTTAATCACGACCACTACCGTATTTGCTGAAGAAGTAGGAGTTGTTAGTTTCATCCAAGGAAACAATTACCTATCAGGTCCCCGGTTTAAAAAAGCAAAAGAACCAGTGAAATTAGGGAGTGTCCTAAAAAAAGGGGATACCATCACAACGGAAGATGGAACTTGCGAAATCCAATTGGCAACACAAGCAACCATTCGATTGGCGAAATTTTCGGCTCTCCGTATTGACGATTTATTGAATCCAAAAACCAAATCCACCACGCTCAATTTGGTAGGTGGCAAATTATTTGTAAAAGCACACAAACCGCCAGGTGGTGGTCCTAGTGATTCCCAATTGAGCGTAGTCAACCCAAGTTTTGTTGCGGGTGTACGTGGGACAGAATTCCTCGTGGCAACACCAAACCAAGGCGGGGAAGACGAAGACTTAAAAGAAGTGGAAACGGGAGTTTATGTGAATGAAGGTACCGTTGCTGTTAGCCCTGACAAAAAAGGCAAACAAACGCTAGTGGGTCAAAACGAAGAAGTGGTAGTTTCAGGCAAAGAATTGAAAAAACAGATTTTGGATGAGTTTGTAAAAGAAAAAATGCGTATCTTTGAACAATTCAAAGCCATCAAAGAAGAAAACTACCAACGCATCAAAGAACAGTACGAAAAAAATGATCAAATCATGAACGACTACAAAGGACAAGGTTAA
- a CDS encoding DUF4384 domain-containing protein yields the protein MKRFLVLFAVAVLSVFSADRIGTTPVYKIAIEAYPSTEESRALRDFIKEQIQSTGRGQIVVSFPSSESKTWEFDKRGEATTETKTNLQSLTQVDKLVLVSLEDGEALVSFVDVLHETLEYRNALPETLSKTLVADFLSYLDKKNIYLALSHTGSSTTSQVKINSLKSTYVAGEPIRFEIETAEDNYVYVVLVPENQKGEPVLLFPNPIQSDNFVKKGERITIPDKRISFKAAPTPSKDRIRAFVTREEWKEYQLRGKKEDSFYRLLPPAVTGTKTLARSLTPPPTITSPIEQSLVNEWEYQILSR from the coding sequence ATGAAACGTTTTTTGGTACTTTTCGCAGTTGCCGTTTTATCTGTATTCTCTGCAGATCGAATTGGTACAACACCAGTATATAAAATTGCGATAGAGGCCTACCCTTCCACAGAAGAAAGTCGGGCTTTGCGAGATTTTATCAAAGAACAAATCCAATCCACTGGCCGTGGGCAAATCGTGGTATCCTTTCCTTCGAGTGAATCCAAAACCTGGGAATTTGACAAACGAGGAGAAGCGACAACCGAAACAAAGACCAATTTACAATCCTTAACCCAAGTTGATAAATTGGTTCTCGTTTCTTTAGAAGATGGAGAAGCACTTGTTTCCTTTGTAGATGTTTTACACGAAACTTTGGAATACCGAAATGCCCTCCCTGAAACTTTATCTAAAACGTTAGTGGCAGACTTTCTAAGTTACTTAGACAAAAAAAACATCTACCTTGCGCTCTCACACACAGGATCCAGTACAACATCCCAAGTCAAAATCAACTCACTCAAATCCACTTATGTGGCGGGGGAACCGATCCGTTTTGAAATCGAAACTGCCGAAGACAATTATGTGTACGTTGTTCTAGTTCCTGAAAACCAAAAAGGGGAACCAGTGTTACTCTTTCCCAATCCCATCCAAAGTGATAACTTTGTAAAAAAGGGAGAAAGGATCACAATCCCTGACAAACGTATTTCGTTCAAAGCGGCACCAACTCCTTCGAAAGATAGGATCAGAGCATTTGTCACAAGAGAGGAATGGAAAGAATACCAACTCCGTGGGAAAAAAGAAGATTCCTTCTACCGGTTATTACCACCAGCAGTTACTGGCACAAAAACATTAGCACGTTCCCTCACACCTCCACCTACCATCACATCCCCGATCGAACAAAGTTTGGTGAATGAGTGGGAATACCAAATCTTATCTCGCTAA
- a CDS encoding LIC_12337 family protein encodes MKQFIFLLLFLGISFQVTDYQYQTRKSEKTLLSELLGDSIHFGFGSERLWSATSADNWGFVRQSATWARGNSGIIDNLILALKNAGYFNNPSASRTDVLSNVNLSGFGSATLTIKINTPTANIASTAYAGNKTFNHFLEIKKTGASTPSLQLFFDDPNTTLGNDGALVYYRLVDFGNPQFANVGDVITESYTGNDSIYGTKFQTYTWRNGPENSSWISKHGRVVLTEVDSGRQLCFRSVVRLSFTKLKEINPSNTTALDQLKSACGGSDQIYYVLAYMQKFDSPFQTTAKASFTTNASRYETICNLSFPGAKLSYGIFNINGYVTDQLNADQVPADYPSPTVGGSDFMSVDEAFNRTYVAAGASISGQASLGVVKQYEETSKTYLDAFDGSAQNLTFK; translated from the coding sequence ATGAAACAGTTTATCTTCCTCCTACTCTTTTTGGGAATCAGTTTCCAGGTTACAGACTACCAGTACCAAACTCGCAAATCGGAAAAAACCCTCCTCTCTGAATTATTAGGGGATTCCATCCATTTTGGATTTGGTTCCGAAAGACTTTGGTCAGCGACCAGTGCTGACAACTGGGGGTTTGTGAGACAATCTGCCACCTGGGCAAGAGGGAATTCTGGAATCATTGATAACTTAATTTTAGCATTAAAGAATGCTGGTTATTTTAATAACCCAAGTGCCTCCCGTACGGATGTGCTCAGTAATGTCAATTTAAGTGGGTTTGGATCTGCCACTCTTACAATCAAAATCAACACTCCAACAGCAAATATTGCCTCCACTGCATATGCAGGGAATAAAACCTTTAACCATTTTCTAGAAATCAAAAAAACTGGAGCATCAACTCCTTCTTTACAACTATTTTTTGATGACCCAAACACTACTTTGGGCAATGATGGAGCTCTCGTTTATTACCGGTTAGTTGATTTTGGGAATCCTCAGTTTGCCAATGTAGGTGATGTGATCACCGAAAGTTATACGGGAAATGATTCTATTTATGGAACCAAATTCCAAACCTATACATGGCGGAATGGCCCAGAAAACTCCTCGTGGATTAGCAAACACGGTCGAGTGGTGTTAACAGAAGTAGATTCTGGAAGGCAACTTTGTTTTCGTTCTGTTGTGCGACTGAGTTTTACCAAATTAAAGGAAATCAATCCATCGAATACAACGGCACTCGACCAATTAAAATCGGCATGTGGTGGCAGTGATCAAATTTATTATGTTTTAGCATATATGCAAAAATTTGATTCACCTTTCCAAACAACTGCAAAAGCGAGTTTCACAACCAATGCGTCACGTTATGAAACAATTTGTAACCTATCTTTTCCAGGTGCGAAATTATCTTATGGTATCTTTAATATCAATGGGTATGTAACTGACCAATTGAATGCAGACCAAGTTCCTGCCGATTATCCAAGTCCAACTGTTGGTGGTTCCGATTTTATGTCTGTTGATGAAGCATTTAATCGAACGTATGTAGCAGCTGGAGCCAGTATTTCTGGCCAAGCAAGCTTGGGCGTTGTGAAACAATATGAAGAAACATCAAAAACATATCTAGATGCTTTTGATGGATCCGCTCAAAATCTAACTTTTAAATAA
- a CDS encoding phosphoesterase: protein MLLHIPGPVLDIEAKVTRPSLWKYRYTLFAMAMIGILVFYQLAVVLLLRKSSEHSDSPFSGSKIINPYSHWNGNKGEKISLHTHSDEVWFTPERHTIHEIKTEYAKEGFSNIAVTDYGQVSNAEDPSYIRGMEWGQNVKKRHILAIGIQKAFYDYFPIYASRENLNWVMDRMKKLGGYVILPHPKLFDSYSKEEMSALDGFQAVEVYSPFGDDAKILDTLLSSGKNVHCMASDDLHYFPESVIQKFDQPFWKNWIQTLGGQRGRKGESFLRYIVTNDGVKDQTSVIQALQTGSFYCVKKFFQGALDPMVPQIQVNDKNQIQVTSKERYLEIRFIGQKGDILQVSPDTSSATYQMMESDPYVRVELIALTGSILSNAMFRTN from the coding sequence ATGTTACTGCACATCCCAGGTCCTGTCCTTGACATAGAAGCGAAAGTCACAAGGCCTTCCCTTTGGAAGTACCGTTACACATTATTTGCGATGGCAATGATAGGGATTCTCGTATTCTACCAACTTGCAGTGGTACTACTCCTTCGAAAATCTTCCGAACATTCCGATTCACCATTTTCTGGATCTAAGATCATAAACCCATACTCCCATTGGAATGGAAATAAAGGTGAAAAAATTTCCCTACACACACATTCAGATGAAGTATGGTTCACTCCTGAAAGGCATACGATTCACGAAATCAAAACTGAATATGCGAAGGAAGGTTTTTCCAATATCGCAGTCACTGATTATGGACAGGTTTCGAATGCAGAAGATCCATCTTATATCCGAGGAATGGAATGGGGTCAGAATGTGAAAAAACGTCATATTTTGGCAATTGGGATTCAAAAAGCATTTTATGATTATTTCCCAATCTATGCATCTAGAGAGAACTTAAATTGGGTAATGGATCGTATGAAAAAGTTAGGTGGGTATGTAATCTTACCACATCCCAAACTATTTGATTCGTATTCCAAGGAAGAGATGTCTGCTTTAGATGGATTCCAAGCGGTAGAAGTATACTCTCCGTTTGGCGATGATGCAAAAATATTAGATACTCTTCTCAGTTCAGGTAAAAATGTTCATTGTATGGCAAGTGACGATTTGCATTATTTTCCAGAATCAGTTATACAAAAATTTGACCAACCATTTTGGAAAAACTGGATCCAAACATTAGGTGGACAACGAGGAAGAAAAGGGGAGAGTTTTTTACGTTACATTGTCACAAATGACGGTGTTAAAGACCAAACCTCTGTTATACAAGCATTACAAACAGGATCTTTTTATTGTGTGAAAAAATTCTTCCAAGGTGCACTTGATCCAATGGTCCCACAAATCCAAGTGAATGATAAAAACCAAATCCAGGTGACTTCGAAGGAACGGTATTTGGAAATTCGTTTCATTGGCCAAAAGGGAGACATTTTACAAGTAAGTCCTGATACGAGTTCTGCCACCTACCAAATGATGGAATCGGATCCTTATGTCCGTGTGGAACTCATTGCACTCACAGGTTCGATCCTTTCGAATGCAATGTTTAGAACGAATTAA
- a CDS encoding ArnT family glycosyltransferase, translating to MQFFTPKRTFFLLFLALSVYLFWGNCSPLIDQDEAAYAGFASTMAETGDYLNMEFPYSEPHRKPPLHFWITSFFFQTFGTSEFVLRLFPTICILGTAALTYHLAYVMFNSRTALYAFSILSFSLYFPLNGKIALVDSLLVLFGMLGFVNLHHFIRTTKWIYAFLFWCSVSIGVLIKGPPILIFLGGTCFLLLFFAKTRPIIWKLHPWFGLPMALVPILLWGYFSWQKDGGVLIRWMVDWYILRRVTNPVFGQSGPPGTYLVLFVITLFPWTRVYLSFLKEMFWRFVSHLNAKEIKDSIFSSFRNGILLPLSPRSFLMIGLVFSWIFYEFLSSKLPSYPLSAYPILSILLAEQLSKKHNQIYLYRLYLTTSILMILFIGLFVLPKFHNMRTETKVLAETIKNRIETNETLYSYGGLGIPSFAFYFHRPIKEIDWNELTNVSGTILMTESDRILFDSMGFKMKQVGEPISIYAYDRNKTLKLVLVKKEP from the coding sequence GTGCAATTTTTCACACCAAAACGAACATTTTTCCTCTTATTTTTAGCCCTCTCCGTGTATTTGTTCTGGGGGAATTGTTCCCCTCTGATTGACCAAGATGAAGCAGCCTATGCAGGTTTTGCGAGTACCATGGCGGAAACTGGAGATTATCTCAACATGGAGTTCCCCTATTCAGAACCTCACAGAAAACCACCTCTTCATTTTTGGATCACATCCTTTTTCTTCCAAACATTTGGGACGAGTGAGTTTGTTCTAAGGTTGTTTCCCACAATTTGTATTCTAGGAACCGCTGCTCTAACATACCATTTAGCATATGTTATGTTTAATAGTAGAACAGCTTTATATGCATTTAGTATTCTAAGTTTTTCGCTTTATTTTCCACTCAACGGAAAAATCGCACTTGTAGATTCCTTATTGGTTTTGTTTGGAATGTTGGGATTTGTAAACCTTCATCATTTTATTAGGACAACAAAATGGATCTACGCTTTCCTATTCTGGTGTTCTGTGAGTATCGGTGTTCTCATCAAAGGACCACCTATCCTAATCTTTTTAGGGGGGACTTGTTTTCTTTTACTCTTTTTTGCTAAAACAAGACCCATCATTTGGAAACTCCATCCCTGGTTCGGATTACCCATGGCCTTGGTTCCCATTTTACTTTGGGGGTATTTCTCATGGCAAAAAGATGGAGGGGTTCTCATACGATGGATGGTCGATTGGTACATCTTACGTAGGGTCACAAATCCAGTCTTTGGACAATCTGGACCACCTGGCACCTATTTGGTGTTATTTGTGATAACACTTTTCCCATGGACAAGGGTTTATCTTTCTTTTTTAAAAGAAATGTTTTGGCGATTTGTGTCTCATTTGAACGCAAAGGAAATCAAAGATTCTATTTTTTCTTCCTTTCGAAATGGGATCCTTTTACCACTCTCTCCTCGCTCTTTTTTAATGATTGGTCTAGTGTTCTCTTGGATCTTTTATGAGTTTCTATCGAGTAAACTCCCTTCCTATCCTCTGTCTGCTTATCCAATCCTTTCCATCTTACTTGCTGAACAATTATCAAAAAAACACAATCAGATTTATTTATACAGATTGTATTTAACAACTTCGATTCTGATGATCCTTTTTATTGGATTATTTGTGTTACCAAAATTCCATAATATGAGAACAGAAACAAAAGTATTAGCTGAAACAATCAAAAATCGAATCGAAACAAATGAAACCTTATATTCGTATGGTGGACTTGGAATCCCCAGTTTTGCCTTTTATTTTCATAGACCCATAAAGGAAATTGATTGGAATGAACTAACGAATGTAAGTGGAACCATCCTTATGACCGAATCAGATCGAATTCTTTTTGATTCCATGGGATTCAAAATGAAACAAGTGGGAGAACCCATCTCCATTTATGCGTATGATCGGAACAAAACCTTAAAACTAGTACTTGTGAAAAAAGAACCTTAG
- a CDS encoding thiol-disulfide oxidoreductase DCC family protein produces MEKRKIVFFDGVCHLCMGSVQFLLKHNKTESLSFSAIGSKTFLELIPEPVRNSLPDSILYWKEGTLYQESDAILGITKELTLPWRLGVFFWMVPRSLRNLLYRLIAKHRYQWFGKAETCMVPKPELKQRFLD; encoded by the coding sequence GTGGAAAAAAGGAAAATTGTTTTCTTTGATGGAGTGTGCCATCTTTGTATGGGTTCGGTTCAATTTTTATTAAAACACAACAAAACAGAATCTCTCTCCTTTTCTGCAATTGGGTCCAAAACTTTTCTAGAACTCATTCCCGAACCTGTGAGAAATTCTCTCCCTGATAGCATTTTGTATTGGAAAGAAGGTACATTGTACCAAGAATCAGATGCCATCCTTGGTATCACAAAAGAATTAACTTTGCCATGGCGATTGGGAGTTTTCTTTTGGATGGTGCCAAGATCACTCCGCAATTTGTTGTATCGTTTGATCGCCAAACACCGGTACCAGTGGTTTGGCAAAGCAGAAACATGTATGGTACCAAAACCAGAATTGAAACAAAGGTTTTTAGACTAA